The Brassica napus cultivar Da-Ae chromosome C7, Da-Ae, whole genome shotgun sequence genome has a segment encoding these proteins:
- the LOC111212704 gene encoding uncharacterized protein LOC111212704 yields MAKGDKQKEGSSQSGVEERERESTATRAGTQREKSVSREALGVAVGEMGEKLERVEHTVTELESVVFGGLEEVKQNAADLDSRFIRLEELVTGSMQALCDDIEGMKARFTAMEEDITLVKRASANAEAVGGTNFGKVELPKPNRFNGVRDAKEVENFLWQMEIYFDNLNVVAENAKVKAATSYLSDTAMLWWRRKHSEIEQGTCRIDTWDDFKKELKRQFYPENVVYEARKKLRELRQRGSIRDYVKEFTTLMLQIPNMTAEDLVFYFTDGLQSWAKQELQRRGVKTVDEAIAVAESLVDFRTSGPSESSKKKEQVVAKGGGAKRDTARPSNSRSFEKGARREDFEARKKSFVPKGGCFVCKGPHAMKDCPKMGSLSAIMECRDTETPEEEPGKMGSLQLLNALKSNPVVKPTGKGLMYVEARINDKPTRVMVDTGATHNFMAIDEAVRLGVKWSKKDGWMKTVNAKAQPVNGVARGVGMKLGSWSGPVNFSVIPMDDFKVVLGMDFMRQVSAIPMPALSSVCILEKGSPCMIPALEEKIDETRQLSAMQLTKGVKKGEPTFLAMMKVEDEPNNVEDIPQIIKTVLEENKDVMPAKLPEKLPPRRAVDHQIELEPGAKPPSMAPYRMAPSELEELRKQLDELLSTGKLRPSKAPYGAPVLFQKKHDG; encoded by the coding sequence ATGGCTAAGGGAGATAAACAAAAAGAAGGGAGCTCACAGTCCGGCGTGGAGGAGCGTGAAAGGGAGTCCACGGCCACACGTGCTGGCACCCAGCGGGAAAAGAGTGTTTCTCGTGAGGCTCTGGGTGTGGCTGTGGGCGAGATGGGTGAGAAGCTCGAGAGGGTCGAGCATACCGTCACCGAGCTGGAGAGTGTTGTGTTCGGTGGGCTTGAGGAAGTTAAGCAAAATGCTGCCGACTTGGACTCTCGGTTCATTCGGCTCGAGGAGCTGGTGACGGGATCCATGCAGGCTTTGTGTGATGACATCGAGGGGATGAAGGCACGCTTTACTGCGATGGAGGAAGACATCACGCTGGTCAAGAGGGCAAGCGCAAACGCTGAAGCCGTTGGCGGAACCAATTTTGGTAAGGTTGAACTTCCGAAACCAAACCGGTTCAACGGTGTGCGGGACGCCAAGGAGGTCGAGAATTTCCTTTGGCAGATGGAGATATACTTCGACAATCTCAACGTGGTGGCTGAGAATGCGAAGGTGAAGGCTGCGACGTCCTACCTGTCGGACACAGCCATGCTATGGTGGCGAAGGAAACATTCCGAGATCGAGCAAGGAACATGCCGGATCGATACTTGGGATGATTTCAAGAAAGAGTTGAAGCGGCAGTTCTACCCGGAGAACGTCGTGTATGAGGCTCGCAAGAAGTTGAGGGAACTTCGACAGCGTGGCTCGATCCGGGACTATGTGAAGGAATTCACAACGCTCATGCTTCAGATTCCGAACATGACCGCGGAGGATCTTGTGTTCTACTTCACTGATGGACTGCAATCTTGGGCCAAGCAAGAGTTGCAGCGTCGGGGAGTCAAGACGGTGGACGAAGCCATCGCGGTGGCCGAGTCGCTAGTTGACTTCCGTACCTCTGGTCCGTCCGAGTCCtcgaagaagaaggagcaggTCGTGGCCAAAGGTGGGGGAGCAAAACGGGATACTGCCCGACCATCCAACTCAAGGAGTTTTGAGAAGGGTGCTCGTCGGGAAGACTTCGAGGCAAGGAAAAAGTCCTTCGTTCCGAAGGGAGGATGCTTTGTGTGCAAGGGGCCACATGCGATGAAGGACTGCCCGAAGATGGGGTCGTTATCGGCTATCATGGAGTGTCGGGACACCGAGACTCCAGAAGAGGAACCAGGGAAGATGGGGTCGTTGCAACTTCTCAACGCCCTGAAGTCTAACCCGGTAGTGAAGCCGACGGGTAAAGGGCTCATGTACGTTGAAGCTCGGATCAACGATAAGCCGACCCGAGTGATGGTGGACACGGGCGCCACTCACAACTTCATGGCGATAGACGAAGCTGTGAGACTTGGTGTCAAGTGGTCCAAGAAGGATGGTTGGATGAAGACGGTGAACGCAAAGGCTCAACCCGTCAATGGGGTAGCTCGAGGGGTCGGGATGAAGCTGGGAAGCTGGAGCGGCCCGGTGAACTTCTCAGTCATTCCCATGGATGACTTCAAAGTAGTCTTGGGAATGGACTTCATGAGACAAGTCTCAGCCATACCCATGCCTGCGTTGAGCTCGGTATGCATCCTCGAGAAGGGATCACCGTGCATGATTCCGGCCTTAGAAGAGAAAATCGATGAGACGAGGCAACTATCGGCGATGCAGCTCACCAAGGGGGTGAAGAAGGGTGAACCCACGTTTTTGGCCATGATGAAGGTGGAGGATGAGCCCAATAACGTTGAGGACATCCCTCAAATCATCAAAACCGTCCTTGAGGAGAACAAGGACGTTATGCCGGCAAAGTTGCCAGAGAAGCTACCACCGAGGAGGGCGGTGGACCACCAGATCGAGTTGGAGCCAGGAGCCAAACCACCATCTATGGCGCCTTATAGAATGGCTCCATCCGAACTGGAAGAGTTACGGAAACAACTCGATGAGTTATTATCGACGGGGAAGCTGAGACCGTCGAAGGCACCTTATGGGGCCCCGGTTCTGTTCCAAAAGAAGCATGATGGCTAA